One genomic region from Arthrobacter sp. FB24 encodes:
- a CDS encoding UDP-N-acetylmuramate dehydrogenase, producing MTQTLLSDLTTAAVGGPAGNYIEARTEAEIIDAVRSADAAGEKLLIVAGGSNLLISDAGYPGTVLRIASEGFAVNSEDTCGGVAVVVQAGHNWDALVEHAVRHAWSGIEALSGIPGSTGATPVQNVGAYGADVSQTIAAVRTWDREKNAVRTFTNSELKFGYRDSILKQTTVQGSPRFVVLTVEFQLPLGRMSAPIRYAELAKCLGVEAGERAYANDVRREVLRLRASKGMVLDPEDRDTYSTGSFFTNPIVPAEAAGRLPEDAPRYPAGADGLVKLSAAWLIDHAGFGKGYGLDAGSVSGGRASLSTKHTLAITNRGAASAADMVAVAREVRRGVVERFGIELHPEPLLIGVEL from the coding sequence GTGACCCAGACATTGCTTTCCGACCTGACCACTGCCGCCGTCGGCGGTCCCGCCGGCAACTACATCGAGGCCCGCACGGAGGCGGAAATCATCGACGCCGTCCGTTCAGCGGACGCCGCCGGTGAGAAGCTGCTGATCGTCGCGGGCGGGTCCAACCTGCTGATTTCAGATGCCGGTTACCCCGGCACCGTGCTCCGGATCGCCTCTGAAGGGTTCGCCGTCAACTCCGAGGACACCTGCGGCGGCGTCGCCGTGGTGGTCCAGGCAGGGCACAACTGGGATGCCCTCGTGGAACACGCTGTGCGCCACGCGTGGTCCGGAATCGAAGCGCTCTCCGGCATCCCGGGATCCACCGGCGCCACTCCGGTGCAGAACGTGGGAGCCTATGGCGCCGACGTTTCCCAGACCATTGCGGCGGTGCGGACCTGGGACCGGGAAAAGAACGCCGTCCGCACCTTCACGAATTCCGAACTGAAGTTTGGCTACCGGGACTCGATCCTTAAACAGACCACCGTCCAGGGCTCCCCGCGCTTCGTTGTGCTCACTGTCGAGTTCCAGCTGCCGCTGGGCCGGATGAGTGCGCCCATCCGCTATGCCGAGTTGGCGAAGTGCCTGGGCGTCGAAGCCGGCGAAAGGGCGTACGCCAACGATGTGCGCCGTGAGGTCCTGCGGCTCCGTGCCTCCAAGGGCATGGTCCTGGACCCGGAAGACCGTGACACCTATTCCACAGGGTCCTTCTTCACGAATCCGATCGTACCGGCGGAGGCGGCAGGACGGCTCCCCGAAGACGCTCCCCGCTACCCGGCCGGGGCGGACGGGCTCGTCAAGCTGTCTGCCGCCTGGCTGATCGACCATGCCGGCTTCGGTAAGGGATACGGGCTGGATGCCGGGAGTGTCTCCGGCGGGCGGGCGTCGCTGTCCACCAAGCACACGCTGGCCATCACCAACCGGGGTGCAGCGAGTGCGGCAGACATGGTGGCCGTGGCGCGCGAGGTGAGGCGCGGCGTCGTCGAGCGCTTTGGTATTGAACTGCACCCGGAGCCGCTGCTCATCGGCGTCGAGCTCTAG
- a CDS encoding MFS transporter, producing the protein MRDNDASVIRNVFTPSAEVTHWRNAVVVAYGASGVAFSTWVSRLPAIRDGLDLTPGTVGLLLLCMTAGSFLSVSASGLIVLRLGSKRTIRIGSIMVGVGLLLAGFGTSVLASPVAVAVGLAVIGLGTASWNTASNVEGAAVERAVRRHIMPRLHGSFSLGTVAGAGLGAWAAGAGIPVFWHLAAGGLVVAGSVATAASWFRADITPVQGARPFKASGTDTFEDPSTGPIPIVRQTDAVPEQPLDNKRLIAQAWRDKRTLLLGVMVLGLALAEGAAGDWVALALADGHGQTDAAGAAGYGLFVTFMTIGRFAGTLVLDRFGRVPVMRWCAALAVAGLGLFVFAPVPWLAFVALAVWGLGASLGFPVGMSAAADDPVKAAARVSVVSTIGYGAFLCGPPLLGLLAEHVGILHSLLAVMVMLVVSFLLSPVARKLS; encoded by the coding sequence TTGCGTGACAACGATGCTTCCGTGATCAGGAACGTCTTCACCCCGTCCGCCGAGGTCACGCACTGGCGCAATGCCGTGGTGGTGGCCTACGGGGCAAGTGGAGTCGCGTTTTCCACCTGGGTGTCCCGGCTGCCGGCCATCAGGGACGGGCTGGACCTGACCCCCGGCACGGTAGGACTTCTCCTGCTCTGCATGACGGCCGGTTCGTTTCTTTCCGTCTCCGCCTCGGGGCTGATCGTCCTCCGGCTGGGATCCAAGAGGACCATCCGGATCGGCAGCATCATGGTGGGTGTCGGGCTGTTACTGGCCGGATTCGGCACCTCGGTGCTCGCCAGCCCGGTGGCGGTTGCCGTCGGCCTGGCCGTCATCGGGCTCGGCACCGCCAGCTGGAACACCGCATCCAATGTCGAAGGCGCGGCGGTGGAACGCGCCGTCCGCCGGCACATCATGCCCCGGCTGCACGGCTCCTTCAGCCTGGGAACGGTCGCCGGAGCCGGGCTTGGTGCCTGGGCTGCCGGTGCCGGCATCCCCGTGTTCTGGCATCTTGCGGCGGGAGGGCTTGTGGTGGCCGGCTCGGTGGCAACCGCCGCTTCCTGGTTCCGTGCGGACATTACGCCGGTGCAGGGGGCACGCCCGTTCAAAGCGTCCGGTACAGACACGTTCGAGGACCCGTCCACGGGACCCATTCCCATCGTCCGGCAGACGGACGCCGTCCCGGAACAGCCGCTGGACAACAAGCGTCTGATCGCCCAGGCCTGGCGTGACAAGCGCACGCTGCTGCTGGGCGTCATGGTCCTTGGGCTTGCCCTCGCAGAAGGGGCTGCAGGCGACTGGGTGGCGCTGGCCCTGGCCGACGGCCACGGCCAGACGGATGCTGCCGGGGCGGCGGGCTACGGCCTGTTCGTCACCTTCATGACCATTGGCCGCTTTGCCGGCACCCTGGTCCTGGACCGTTTTGGCAGGGTCCCGGTCATGCGCTGGTGCGCCGCGCTGGCAGTAGCCGGCCTGGGGCTGTTCGTGTTCGCCCCCGTTCCGTGGCTGGCATTCGTGGCGCTGGCTGTCTGGGGCCTCGGTGCTTCGCTGGGGTTCCCGGTTGGCATGTCCGCCGCGGCAGACGATCCGGTCAAGGCAGCCGCCCGCGTGTCCGTGGTGTCCACCATCGGGTACGGTGCGTTCCTGTGCGGTCCGCCGCTGCTGGGGCTGCTGGCCGAACACGTCGGCATCCTCCACTCGCTCCTTGCCGTGATGGTGATGCTCGTGGTCAGCTTCCTGCTGTCCCCGGTGGCCCGGAAGCTCTCCTGA
- a CDS encoding MaoC family dehydratase, with product MSTASIAPVFSDLAVGQDLGSRSIAVTRQDLVKYAGASGDFNPIHWNEAFASGVGLPGVIAHGMFTMGAAVQLVTDWAGDPAAVVDFQTRFTKPVLVADTTGTDEPGAVIEVSGAIGALDADAGTARVDLTVVSAGQKVLMKAQAVVRLA from the coding sequence ATGAGCACTGCATCCATTGCCCCCGTTTTTTCCGATCTTGCCGTCGGCCAGGACCTTGGCAGCCGCAGCATCGCCGTCACCCGCCAGGACCTGGTGAAATATGCCGGCGCGTCCGGCGACTTCAACCCGATCCACTGGAACGAGGCTTTCGCTTCCGGAGTCGGCCTGCCCGGCGTTATTGCCCATGGCATGTTCACGATGGGGGCAGCAGTCCAGCTGGTGACCGACTGGGCGGGCGACCCCGCCGCCGTCGTGGATTTCCAGACCCGCTTCACCAAGCCGGTCCTGGTCGCCGACACCACCGGCACGGACGAGCCTGGGGCCGTCATCGAGGTCAGTGGCGCCATTGGCGCGCTTGACGCGGATGCCGGCACCGCCCGCGTGGACCTCACCGTCGTCTCCGCAGGACAGAAGGTCCTGATGAAGGCCCAGGCTGTCGTCAGGCTTGCGTGA
- a CDS encoding FAS1-like dehydratase domain-containing protein, with product MTINPDLQGRSYPAAEVYDVGREKIREFARAVKATHPAHFDLEAARALGHSDLVAPPTFAIIIAQRADAQLIEDPESGIDFSRVVHADQRFIHHRPIFAGDRLVAELHVDGVRAMGGGAMITTRSEIFALTGADDSGASREAVSTTTSSILVRGEGQ from the coding sequence ATGACTATCAATCCGGATCTGCAGGGCCGTAGCTACCCTGCCGCAGAGGTGTACGACGTCGGCCGCGAGAAGATCCGCGAGTTCGCCAGGGCGGTCAAGGCAACCCATCCCGCGCACTTCGACCTGGAAGCAGCCCGGGCCCTTGGCCACAGCGACCTCGTGGCCCCTCCCACTTTCGCCATCATCATTGCCCAGCGCGCCGATGCCCAGCTGATCGAGGATCCGGAGTCCGGCATCGACTTCTCCCGCGTGGTTCACGCTGACCAGCGCTTTATCCACCACAGGCCCATCTTCGCCGGTGACCGCCTGGTGGCGGAGCTGCACGTGGACGGCGTCCGTGCCATGGGCGGCGGTGCGATGATCACCACGCGCTCGGAAATCTTCGCCCTCACCGGCGCCGACGACTCCGGTGCTTCCCGGGAGGCCGTCTCCACCACCACCTCGTCCATCCTGGTCCGCGGAGAGGGACAGTAA
- a CDS encoding ArsR/SmtB family transcription factor has product MLSAAQAPLYEIKANLFKALAHPARIRILELLAAAPDTTAPVSFLLAETGLEASHLSQHLATLRRHKVVTSVRSANAVTYRLAHPKIAELLAISRTFLLDTLADSNEQLRLAQELPVAHLSGPSS; this is encoded by the coding sequence ATGCTCTCAGCGGCGCAGGCCCCTTTGTACGAAATCAAGGCCAACCTCTTCAAGGCCCTCGCCCACCCGGCGCGCATCAGGATCCTCGAACTGCTGGCTGCTGCGCCGGACACGACAGCACCGGTCAGCTTCCTCCTGGCCGAAACCGGGCTGGAGGCTTCCCACCTCTCCCAGCACCTGGCAACGCTGCGCCGGCACAAGGTGGTGACCTCCGTGCGGTCGGCGAATGCCGTGACGTACCGCCTGGCGCACCCCAAAATCGCAGAGCTCCTGGCCATTTCCCGGACGTTCCTGCTGGATACCTTGGCAGACTCCAACGAGCAGCTCCGCCTGGCGCAGGAATTGCCGGTCGCCCATCTCTCCGGCCCGTCCTCGTGA